The Candidatus Hydrogenedentota bacterium genomic sequence CACGAGTGCTTACCTCCTCTTATTTCTTCTTAATGGCCGTGCGCCGCGGCCCCTTGCGCGTGCGCGCATTGGTATGCGTGCGCTGTCCGTGCACGGGCAGTCCCCGTTTGTGCCGGAGACCGCGGTAGCAGTTGATGTCCATCAGGCGCTTGATGTTCGCCGTTACTTCGCGGCGCAAGTCGCCTTCCACCTTGTATTGCGCCTGGATGGCGGTGGAGAGCTGGCTGACCTGTTCGTCCGTCAGTTCGCGCACCCGCATATCCGGATGGATGCCGGTCATCTCGAGCACCT encodes the following:
- the rpsM gene encoding 30S ribosomal protein S13, whose translation is MARIVGVDLPRDRRVEAGLQAIYGIGPTRARKVLEMTGIHPDMRVRELTDEQVSQLSTAIQAQYKVEGDLRREVTANIKRLMDINCYRGLRHKRGLPVHGQRTHTNARTRKGPRRTAIKKK